A genomic segment from Chitinophaga niabensis encodes:
- a CDS encoding DoxX family protein — protein MMVLLILPGAFGIALLLIKLIKGNWNLQLSGCIGMSAMLLFTALGHFLFPKGMEMMIPPFFPFRLGLVYFTGILEIAAAIGLLLPAYRRITAMLLIVFFVMITPANIYAALHHINLETATTDGKGPEYLWTRIPEQIIFIAWVWFFGIRSRSKALSWQP, from the coding sequence ATGATGGTATTATTGATATTACCGGGAGCTTTTGGCATAGCACTGCTGCTGATCAAACTGATAAAGGGGAACTGGAACCTGCAGCTGAGTGGCTGTATAGGTATGAGCGCCATGCTGCTTTTTACTGCGCTCGGGCACTTCCTGTTCCCCAAAGGGATGGAAATGATGATCCCTCCTTTCTTCCCTTTCCGGCTTGGACTGGTGTATTTTACAGGAATACTGGAAATTGCGGCGGCTATTGGTTTGCTGCTTCCGGCATACAGAAGGATCACCGCTATGCTGCTGATCGTTTTCTTTGTGATGATCACACCTGCGAATATCTACGCGGCCCTCCACCATATTAATCTTGAAACAGCCACAACAGATGGCAAAGGCCCGGAATATCTGTGGACAAGGATCCCTGAGCAAATAATATTTATTGCCTGGGTATGGTTCTTCGGGATAAGAAGTAGATCAAAAGCCCTATCTTGGCAGCCATAA
- a CDS encoding sensor histidine kinase, whose amino-acid sequence MRRAYLLLSFIFLYGIQQLQAQHGQVFKVWEDSTRIQAAPSALNHYYKGDFTPLPGENLNPGFTKSVFWIALTVPPTPENLLLITDNAHINILEWYAVHDSVPMPLYVTGDFFPFAQRPVIHNTFVFPLQPKTALYLLRVDKHFESLQAPLRLVTQEQLAQEMASENLLSGLFTGIMLLIVLFGAFLFFTTSDRVYGYYALYVLSILLWIWANKGLGFHYLWPESWFFPSRARPVFVVTNMLLVFQFLQYFIGIKKDNWAYRPFKIFQAIGLCFLVAILWPTDYARFGMISMILQKMLTLFSLCAVALVAGNLLQKVWQRNTAATVYLVATMVLLVFITIEIMYYLGKLEIPVYFVHFGVFTGAALEVIIITFALAARFNNYRKEKETVLRTLTDTIIAVEEKERKILADQLHDEIGSMLSLASLNMQAMKLDEVTEMLDQLSHTVRHISHQLTPVAIEKYGLRHAIEDLVKIANGTGKINIELVLIGFSPTTPYPSNTEFTIYRIIQELLQNILKHAEASNVLIQLIEIELEKSCSIIVEDNGIGIDPATILRSVEAKVAYMEGKIMIESKPNEGAMVNIELPLPEKITV is encoded by the coding sequence ATGCGGCGGGCATATCTCCTTTTATCCTTTATTTTCCTGTACGGCATACAGCAGCTCCAGGCGCAGCATGGCCAGGTATTTAAGGTATGGGAGGACAGTACGCGTATACAGGCAGCACCTTCTGCTTTAAACCATTACTACAAAGGGGATTTTACCCCGCTACCCGGCGAAAACCTCAATCCCGGTTTTACAAAGAGTGTTTTCTGGATAGCCCTGACGGTGCCGCCTACTCCTGAAAACCTTCTGCTGATAACAGACAATGCTCATATCAATATCCTGGAATGGTATGCGGTACACGATAGCGTACCTATGCCTTTATACGTTACCGGCGATTTTTTCCCTTTTGCACAACGCCCTGTTATTCATAATACATTTGTTTTTCCTTTACAGCCCAAAACAGCACTGTACCTGCTGAGGGTGGACAAACATTTTGAATCCCTGCAAGCCCCGCTCCGGCTTGTTACACAGGAGCAACTGGCGCAGGAGATGGCATCGGAAAATCTCCTCAGCGGCCTTTTCACAGGCATCATGTTATTGATCGTATTGTTCGGTGCTTTCCTTTTCTTTACTACGAGCGACCGGGTGTACGGCTATTATGCGTTATATGTACTGAGCATCCTGTTATGGATATGGGCTAATAAAGGGCTTGGTTTTCATTACCTCTGGCCGGAATCCTGGTTCTTCCCCAGCCGTGCGCGCCCGGTTTTTGTGGTCACCAATATGCTCCTGGTGTTTCAGTTCCTGCAATACTTTATTGGCATAAAGAAAGATAACTGGGCTTACCGGCCCTTCAAAATATTCCAGGCCATTGGCCTGTGCTTCCTCGTGGCGATACTGTGGCCAACGGATTATGCGCGCTTTGGAATGATTAGCATGATATTACAAAAGATGCTGACCCTATTCAGTCTTTGTGCAGTTGCACTGGTAGCAGGGAACCTGCTGCAAAAGGTATGGCAGCGGAATACGGCAGCCACGGTGTATCTCGTGGCGACAATGGTGCTTCTTGTATTCATCACCATAGAGATCATGTATTATCTCGGGAAACTGGAGATCCCTGTTTACTTTGTACACTTTGGTGTTTTCACAGGTGCAGCACTGGAGGTGATCATCATCACCTTTGCACTGGCAGCACGTTTTAATAACTATCGTAAAGAAAAAGAAACCGTGCTGCGAACACTTACGGACACGATCATTGCAGTGGAAGAAAAGGAAAGGAAAATACTGGCAGATCAACTGCATGATGAAATAGGCTCCATGTTATCGCTGGCTTCTTTAAACATGCAGGCGATGAAGCTGGACGAAGTAACCGAAATGCTGGACCAACTCAGCCATACCGTACGCCATATCAGCCACCAGCTAACACCTGTGGCTATTGAGAAATATGGGCTACGGCATGCGATAGAAGACCTGGTAAAGATCGCCAATGGTACCGGTAAAATAAATATTGAACTGGTGCTGATAGGTTTCTCCCCTACCACACCTTATCCATCCAACACGGAATTTACCATTTACCGTATCATACAGGAGTTGCTGCAGAACATCCTCAAACATGCAGAGGCCTCGAATGTATTGATACAACTGATAGAAATAGAACTGGAGAAAAGTTGCTCGATCATTGTGGAAGATAACGGGATAGGGATAGATCCGGCAACGATCCTGCGCAGTGTGGAAGCCAAAGTGGCTTATATGGAAGGAAAGATCATGATAGAAAGTAAACCCAACGAAGGTGCTATGGTGAACATAGAATTACCGTTGCCTGAAAAAATAACTGTATGA
- a CDS encoding response regulator transcription factor — translation MTRLIIADDHQLLADGLVAVLREAAEWDILVPVNNGRELLDRLAKTQVDVVLLDLNMPHLDGIKTLEIIKEQYPGIKVLVLTNYNQPQLLSEVRKLGADGYLLKNASGDVLKTALRSVQAGVPYFENLVPREAPAAAFFLDEFMKKYHLTKREVQIIKMVGSELTSKEIGTELSISEFTVNTHRKNILRKLELKNTAGLLNFAKQQGIL, via the coding sequence ATGACCAGATTGATCATAGCAGACGACCATCAGTTACTTGCGGATGGATTAGTGGCCGTACTGCGGGAGGCAGCAGAATGGGATATACTCGTACCTGTTAATAATGGACGGGAGCTGCTGGACCGGCTGGCAAAAACCCAGGTGGACGTTGTGCTGCTGGACCTTAACATGCCGCACCTGGATGGCATTAAAACACTGGAGATCATTAAAGAACAATACCCGGGGATCAAAGTACTGGTGCTGACCAATTATAATCAACCACAATTACTATCTGAGGTACGTAAGCTCGGCGCAGATGGTTACCTGCTGAAGAATGCTTCCGGAGATGTATTAAAAACGGCCTTACGGTCTGTGCAGGCAGGTGTTCCTTACTTTGAAAACCTTGTTCCCCGGGAAGCACCCGCAGCGGCATTTTTCCTGGATGAGTTTATGAAGAAGTACCATCTCACCAAAAGGGAAGTGCAGATCATTAAAATGGTAGGCAGCGAACTAACGAGTAAAGAGATCGGTACGGAGCTTTCTATCAGTGAGTTTACAGTGAATACACACAGGAAGAATATCCTGCGGAAGCTGGAGCTGAAGAATACCGCAGGGCTCCTTAATTTTGCAAAGCAGCAGGGGATCCTTTAA
- a CDS encoding AGE family epimerase/isomerase — MQEKLRQDLQDELTAILDYWQTHTIDEKHGGFLGKLDNDNMPDPFAVKGAVLNARILWSFSAAYNVTKNPAYLQVATRAFDYITEYFIDKEFGGVMWTVGYAGDIVDTKKQIYAQAFVVYAFSEYYKASKNEKAKEKAIGLYSLIQLYSYDCVYGGYLEAFSREWKELEDLRLSEKDENEKKSMNTHLHVLEAYTNLYSIWADPSLKIHIQDLLRVFYDKIIDPNTHHLRLFFDEKWNPTGNLVSYGHDIEASWLLLEAAEVIGDAELIEKSKAAAILMTDAAKEGVDADGGLWYEYEPGEQQLIAEKHWWPQAEAVVGFVNAWQLSKDPRYLKDATNSWQYIEKNILDKAKGEWYWGIRDNKVMNEDKVGLWKCPYHNSRACLEIMKRL; from the coding sequence ATGCAAGAGAAATTAAGACAGGACCTGCAGGATGAATTAACCGCTATCCTTGATTACTGGCAAACCCACACCATAGACGAGAAACATGGTGGTTTCCTGGGTAAACTGGATAACGACAATATGCCTGATCCATTCGCCGTAAAAGGTGCCGTACTCAACGCCAGGATCCTCTGGTCGTTTTCCGCAGCTTATAATGTTACAAAGAACCCCGCTTACCTGCAGGTAGCCACCCGCGCTTTCGATTACATCACGGAGTATTTTATAGACAAGGAATTTGGTGGTGTAATGTGGACGGTTGGTTATGCCGGGGATATTGTAGATACCAAAAAACAGATCTATGCCCAGGCATTTGTGGTCTATGCTTTCAGCGAATACTACAAAGCCAGTAAGAACGAAAAGGCAAAAGAGAAAGCCATTGGCCTGTATTCCCTCATTCAGCTGTATAGTTATGATTGTGTGTACGGTGGTTACCTGGAAGCTTTTTCCCGTGAATGGAAAGAATTGGAAGATCTGCGCCTGAGTGAAAAGGATGAGAATGAAAAGAAATCGATGAACACCCACCTGCATGTACTGGAAGCTTACACCAATCTCTACAGCATCTGGGCGGACCCTTCTTTAAAGATCCATATCCAGGACCTGCTGCGTGTTTTTTATGATAAGATCATAGATCCCAACACTCACCACCTCCGTCTTTTCTTTGATGAAAAGTGGAACCCTACCGGTAACCTTGTTTCCTATGGCCATGATATTGAAGCCAGCTGGTTATTGCTGGAAGCCGCAGAAGTGATAGGGGATGCTGAATTGATAGAAAAATCCAAAGCCGCAGCAATCCTGATGACGGATGCAGCTAAAGAGGGAGTAGATGCAGATGGTGGATTATGGTATGAATATGAACCGGGAGAGCAACAACTGATCGCTGAAAAGCATTGGTGGCCACAGGCAGAGGCCGTAGTAGGTTTTGTGAATGCCTGGCAGCTCAGCAAAGACCCCCGTTACCTGAAAGATGCCACCAACAGCTGGCAGTATATAGAAAAGAACATATTAGACAAAGCAAAAGGAGAGTGGTACTGGGGCATCAGGGATAATAAGGTGATGAATGAAGATAAGGTGGGGCTCTGGAAATGCCCCTATCACAACAGTCGTGCATGCCTTGAAATAATGAAACGGCTATAG
- a CDS encoding MFS transporter produces MQKISLKEKIGYGFGDMASSMFWKLFGTYLLFFYTDVMGLAAGAIGTMFLITRIWDTLFDPVVGVMTDRTTTRWGKFRPYILYMAIPFGLIGVLTFTTPDYSVTGKLVYAYITYSAMMMIYSLINVPYASLLGVISPDGKERNILASFRMSFAFAGSLIAFALLEPLVSFFGRSADLQSSWQLSVAVISSICVILFLLCFAWVKERVKPIREEKVSLKDDIKDLFANRPWWILLGAGIAALIFNSIRDGATLYYFKYYLGNAETFSALNVTYSALYLMLGQGANILGVILASPVANKLGKKNTYLAAMVVAGVLSILFYWLGKEQLALIFVFQILISACAGMIFPLLWSLYADTADYSEWKTGRRATGLIFSSSSMSQKFGWTIGGALTGWLLEYFGFKANVVQEEGVQTGILLMLSFLPAIGALLSIICIALYPLTEEKITEISTDLEARRK; encoded by the coding sequence ATGCAGAAAATTTCGCTTAAGGAAAAGATCGGTTACGGTTTTGGGGATATGGCATCCTCCATGTTCTGGAAACTCTTCGGTACTTATTTGCTCTTCTTTTATACAGATGTAATGGGCCTGGCCGCCGGGGCTATTGGCACCATGTTCCTTATCACACGTATCTGGGATACCCTTTTTGATCCGGTAGTAGGTGTGATGACGGATAGAACAACCACCCGCTGGGGCAAATTCCGCCCTTATATCCTTTATATGGCCATACCTTTTGGTTTGATCGGTGTATTAACTTTCACCACACCGGATTACAGTGTTACAGGTAAGCTGGTCTACGCCTATATCACCTATTCTGCCATGATGATGATCTATTCCCTGATCAATGTGCCATATGCTTCCCTGCTGGGAGTGATCTCCCCGGATGGAAAAGAAAGGAATATCCTCGCTTCCTTCAGAATGTCCTTTGCTTTTGCCGGCAGCCTCATTGCTTTTGCCTTGCTGGAACCGCTGGTGAGCTTTTTCGGGAGATCAGCGGACCTGCAAAGCAGCTGGCAATTATCTGTAGCAGTGATCTCTTCCATTTGCGTGATCCTCTTCCTGTTATGTTTTGCCTGGGTGAAAGAACGGGTGAAACCTATCCGGGAGGAAAAGGTGTCTTTAAAAGACGATATCAAAGACCTTTTCGCCAACCGCCCCTGGTGGATCCTGCTGGGTGCAGGTATTGCTGCACTGATCTTTAATTCTATCCGGGACGGGGCCACTTTGTATTACTTCAAATATTACCTGGGCAATGCAGAAACATTCTCGGCCCTGAATGTCACTTATTCTGCCCTGTACCTCATGCTGGGGCAGGGTGCAAATATCCTGGGAGTGATCCTGGCTTCGCCCGTTGCCAATAAACTGGGTAAAAAGAATACCTACCTGGCAGCCATGGTTGTTGCCGGCGTACTCAGTATTTTATTTTATTGGCTCGGTAAAGAACAACTTGCGCTGATTTTTGTTTTTCAGATATTAATCAGCGCTTGTGCAGGTATGATCTTTCCCCTTTTATGGTCCCTGTATGCAGATACGGCGGATTATTCAGAATGGAAGACCGGCAGGCGTGCAACAGGCCTGATCTTTTCTTCCTCCTCCATGTCCCAGAAATTCGGCTGGACGATCGGTGGGGCACTCACCGGCTGGTTATTGGAGTATTTCGGGTTTAAGGCAAATGTTGTGCAGGAAGAGGGCGTACAAACAGGGATTCTTTTAATGTTGAGCTTCTTACCGGCTATCGGGGCTTTGTTATCTATTATATGCATTGCCCTGTATCCTTTAACAGAGGAAAAGATAACGGAGATCAGCACCGATCTGGAAGCACGGCGAAAATAA
- a CDS encoding thioredoxin family protein, which yields MRYILIILLAFTSLSAQSQISFKDSSWTWTAMLAEAKKNDQLIFVDAYAVWCGPCKWMTKNVFGVKEVASLYNRNFVNAYIDMEKGEGITLRQKYNVRAYPTYLFINGDGEVVHRVVGSTDTAKFIQHGLDALSPVRNLQYLQRNYAANQKDYNYVLSYLKALSAAYETKEAGNIALEYLNAQGPAAWIEKSNWTVLKDFTTDASSAPFLYLVNNAGDFSKRYDAKEVEPKIYQTFLAWPQQYISYPDKGKAVLDEKGYRDFQQKLKASKYPAKEEVLAKADLTIYFATKEWRKYAKVVNHMLATKLIPMTIVGGDWLYSYGQNVNRFVEDQEVVAEATSWAKLISTNIPDLKPQQKVLYLDLYASLLEKKGDKALAANVRKDLDKEKVEAAKRSTGFMPMKLISN from the coding sequence ATGAGATACATATTGATCATCTTACTGGCTTTTACCTCGCTGAGCGCACAAAGCCAGATCAGTTTTAAAGACAGCTCCTGGACATGGACTGCCATGCTCGCAGAAGCTAAAAAGAACGACCAGCTCATTTTTGTGGATGCCTATGCCGTTTGGTGCGGCCCCTGCAAATGGATGACGAAGAATGTTTTTGGGGTGAAGGAAGTGGCCAGCCTCTATAACAGGAACTTTGTGAATGCATACATAGACATGGAAAAAGGGGAGGGTATCACCCTGCGCCAAAAGTACAATGTACGTGCATACCCTACTTACCTGTTCATTAACGGGGATGGGGAAGTGGTGCATCGTGTGGTTGGTTCCACCGATACGGCAAAATTCATCCAGCATGGCCTGGATGCGCTGAGTCCTGTTCGCAACCTGCAATACCTGCAGCGCAATTATGCCGCCAATCAGAAAGATTATAATTACGTGCTCAGCTACCTGAAAGCACTTTCTGCTGCTTACGAAACAAAAGAAGCCGGTAACATTGCACTGGAATACCTGAACGCGCAGGGACCGGCTGCATGGATCGAAAAGAGCAACTGGACCGTGCTGAAAGACTTCACAACAGATGCATCTTCCGCACCTTTCCTTTACCTGGTGAACAATGCCGGGGATTTCTCCAAACGCTACGATGCTAAGGAAGTGGAACCAAAGATCTACCAGACCTTCCTGGCCTGGCCGCAACAGTACATCAGCTATCCCGATAAGGGAAAAGCAGTACTGGATGAAAAGGGGTACCGCGATTTTCAGCAGAAGCTGAAGGCGAGCAAATATCCGGCTAAAGAAGAAGTGCTGGCCAAAGCAGACCTTACCATCTATTTTGCCACAAAGGAATGGCGCAAATATGCCAAAGTGGTGAACCATATGCTGGCCACCAAACTGATCCCCATGACCATTGTGGGCGGGGACTGGTTATACAGCTACGGGCAGAACGTGAACCGGTTTGTGGAAGACCAGGAAGTGGTGGCAGAAGCTACCTCCTGGGCTAAATTGATCAGTACAAACATTCCGGACCTGAAGCCTCAGCAGAAAGTATTGTACCTGGACCTTTATGCCTCCCTGCTGGAAAAGAAAGGAGATAAGGCACTGGCGGCAAATGTGCGGAAAGACCTTGATAAAGAGAAGGTGGAAGCGGCTAAGCGTTCAACGGGTTTTATGCCCATGAAACTGATTTCCAACTAA
- a CDS encoding DUF255 domain-containing protein — protein MHALRKITVTILTLCCSVVYGQKKIQFQDISFNEAIAKARATGKLVFVDASGANQSAILKQVQEEVFTQDSVATFFNENCISIHVNMQAPEGREFARHLAMLMYPVYLFFDKDTTQIDFVSAGVVAKDAPVLMKKARSSLAEAQQRARNTNHIVFATGSWKEMLATAKKENKLIFLDAYTTWCRPCIMMAKNVFTLDHVAEYYNANFINVTMDMEKGDGPALVKKYKIRAYPDFLWIDGDGNVVYRNGGYKEPDVFIATGKEANSKKKKS, from the coding sequence ATGCATGCATTAAGGAAAATTACGGTTACTATTCTCACGTTATGTTGCTCAGTTGTTTATGGTCAGAAAAAAATTCAATTCCAGGACATCTCTTTTAACGAAGCTATCGCAAAAGCCCGCGCCACCGGTAAACTGGTGTTTGTAGACGCAAGCGGCGCCAACCAGTCCGCCATTTTAAAACAGGTACAGGAAGAAGTGTTCACACAGGATTCTGTTGCCACTTTCTTTAACGAAAACTGCATCAGCATTCATGTGAACATGCAGGCTCCTGAAGGCAGGGAATTCGCCCGCCACCTGGCCATGCTGATGTACCCTGTGTATCTCTTCTTCGACAAGGATACCACACAGATCGATTTTGTGAGTGCCGGTGTGGTAGCAAAGGATGCACCGGTACTGATGAAGAAAGCCCGCTCATCTCTTGCTGAAGCACAGCAAAGGGCCAGGAACACCAATCACATCGTATTTGCTACCGGTTCCTGGAAAGAAATGCTGGCCACCGCGAAGAAAGAAAACAAGCTCATCTTCCTGGATGCGTACACTACCTGGTGCCGCCCCTGTATTATGATGGCCAAAAATGTATTTACGCTGGATCATGTGGCGGAATATTACAACGCTAATTTCATCAATGTAACAATGGATATGGAGAAGGGAGACGGCCCCGCGCTGGTGAAAAAATACAAGATAAGAGCATATCCTGATTTCCTTTGGATAGACGGGGATGGCAATGTGGTATACCGCAATGGCGGATATAAAGAACCAGATGTATTTATTGCAACGGGTAAGGAAGCAAACAGCAAAAAGAAGAAGTCATGA
- a CDS encoding RagB/SusD family nutrient uptake outer membrane protein, translated as MIKRYLILIICSGFMAIACNRQLDLAPENTLIEKEVFKTADGTDQALAEAYITLVRAATGGISYTLGDFSTDNLNHSTYFNIFANGETTADHDEVVNLWTNYFKAVNVANNVMANIPLYATYPLEKQNVFIAEARFIRAYAYLDLLKFFGDGALTGKMDGRGLPIQLTPFKGYNTGDVIARSNNGAVYAQIIKDLEESIPALGDQQSNELKTRSRATKGSAYALLARTYLYMGRYEDAVTAANKVLEKSPLLYDLSPTLLALFPANPDGTTQSLTKEHVFAFPVSYIVSSSTTFNNNLGNPYFFKRSFWITNTLLNTFEPNDKRRTELIFKGDQIYNTQQLNDLTTFKFNNSNGRDNVPVIRLAEVILTAAEGIARTQGVTQTAVDMVNKVRNRAVTGAVPYTLNTFANATALTDTILKQRKLELAFEGFNRYDLIRTGRPLQNPDIPAGRKVLPVPQVEIDISKGLILQNTGY; from the coding sequence ATGATAAAAAGATATCTCATACTGATCATATGTTCCGGGTTCATGGCTATTGCCTGTAACAGGCAGCTGGACCTGGCGCCGGAAAATACCCTGATAGAAAAGGAAGTATTTAAAACGGCGGATGGAACAGACCAGGCCCTGGCGGAAGCTTATATTACACTGGTAAGGGCAGCGACCGGTGGCATTTCTTATACTTTAGGTGATTTCAGTACAGATAACCTGAATCACTCCACTTACTTTAACATTTTTGCAAACGGTGAAACCACTGCAGACCACGATGAAGTAGTGAACCTCTGGACGAACTATTTCAAAGCCGTGAACGTGGCCAATAATGTAATGGCCAACATTCCGTTGTATGCAACGTATCCCCTGGAGAAACAGAACGTTTTCATTGCGGAAGCGCGTTTTATCAGGGCCTATGCCTACCTGGACCTTCTGAAGTTCTTCGGGGACGGCGCATTGACGGGTAAGATGGATGGCCGGGGTTTGCCTATACAGCTCACACCATTCAAAGGATACAATACAGGAGATGTGATTGCACGTTCCAACAACGGAGCCGTATATGCACAGATCATTAAAGACCTGGAAGAAAGTATTCCTGCGCTGGGGGATCAGCAATCCAATGAACTCAAAACCAGGTCAAGGGCTACGAAGGGAAGTGCTTATGCATTACTGGCAAGGACCTATCTCTACATGGGCCGTTATGAAGATGCGGTAACTGCAGCTAATAAAGTGCTGGAAAAATCACCGCTGCTGTACGATCTGTCTCCCACGCTGCTTGCGTTGTTCCCGGCAAACCCTGATGGCACTACGCAGTCGCTGACCAAAGAACATGTATTCGCGTTCCCGGTAAGCTATATTGTAAGCAGTTCAACTACATTCAACAATAACCTGGGTAATCCTTATTTCTTCAAAAGGTCTTTCTGGATCACCAATACATTGCTCAATACATTTGAACCCAATGATAAAAGACGCACGGAACTGATCTTTAAAGGAGACCAGATCTACAACACACAGCAACTGAACGATCTCACCACCTTCAAGTTCAATAACTCAAACGGCAGGGATAATGTACCCGTTATCCGTTTGGCGGAAGTGATCCTCACGGCAGCAGAAGGCATCGCCAGAACGCAGGGTGTAACACAAACCGCGGTAGACATGGTGAATAAGGTCCGCAACCGCGCGGTAACAGGGGCAGTGCCTTATACACTGAATACTTTTGCTAACGCAACAGCACTCACGGATACCATACTAAAACAAAGGAAACTGGAACTGGCCTTTGAAGGATTCAACCGCTATGACCTGATCAGAACAGGCCGCCCGCTGCAGAACCCGGATATTCCGGCAGGCAGGAAAGTGTTGCCTGTACCGCAGGTAGAGATTGATATTTCAAAAGGACTGATCCTGCAGAATACAGGTTACTAA